One genomic window of Verrucomicrobiia bacterium includes the following:
- a CDS encoding efflux RND transporter periplasmic adaptor subunit produces the protein MNRDVRAMEGSDWVSGLGRAAGGLALGVLVWTATGCGGSGGPPPGEFPVEVAVARPEVAAVEDVLPAVGTVEPDERVVLQPEVPGLIEAIGFEEGQRVERGAVLFRLGSGKEEAQRAQARAEMELARANLERARMLSGTRAISRQELDQMESALAAREATFELESRRLAERTVKAPFDGVLGPRSVSVGQYVQAGAALATLVADDRMKVEFRVPERHLGALEVGKEGRVRVAAFPGRVFAGEVSLIDPEVDAGTRTVGVRLLVPNPEGRLRPGMFARVELVLGRRGDALVVPEGALVPSLDRFSVFRVEESRARLTPVTLGVRLPGKVEVREGIGREATVVVSGTQKLVDGALVAPAEDRAAAVAAVAVR, from the coding sequence ATGAATCGAGACGTGCGAGCGATGGAGGGATCGGATTGGGTGAGCGGGCTGGGCCGGGCGGCCGGGGGGCTGGCGCTGGGGGTGCTGGTGTGGACGGCGACGGGATGCGGGGGATCGGGCGGGCCGCCGCCGGGGGAATTTCCCGTTGAAGTGGCGGTGGCACGGCCGGAGGTGGCGGCGGTGGAGGATGTGTTGCCGGCGGTGGGGACGGTGGAACCGGACGAGCGGGTGGTGCTGCAACCGGAAGTGCCCGGGTTGATTGAGGCGATCGGGTTCGAGGAGGGACAGAGGGTCGAGCGCGGTGCGGTGCTGTTCCGTCTGGGGTCGGGGAAGGAGGAAGCGCAACGGGCGCAGGCGCGGGCCGAAATGGAACTTGCGCGGGCGAACCTGGAGCGGGCGCGGATGTTGTCGGGGACGCGGGCGATTTCGCGGCAGGAGCTGGACCAGATGGAGAGCGCGCTGGCGGCGCGGGAGGCGACCTTCGAGCTGGAGAGCCGGCGTCTGGCGGAGCGGACGGTGAAGGCGCCGTTTGACGGGGTTCTGGGGCCCCGCTCGGTGAGTGTGGGGCAGTATGTCCAGGCGGGGGCGGCGCTGGCCACGCTGGTGGCGGACGACCGGATGAAGGTGGAGTTCCGGGTGCCCGAGCGGCATCTCGGGGCCCTGGAGGTCGGGAAGGAGGGGCGGGTGCGGGTGGCGGCCTTTCCGGGACGGGTCTTTGCCGGGGAGGTTTCGCTGATCGATCCGGAGGTGGATGCGGGCACCCGGACCGTCGGGGTGCGGTTGCTGGTACCCAATCCGGAGGGGCGGTTGCGTCCGGGGATGTTCGCGCGGGTCGAGCTGGTTCTGGGGCGGAGGGGCGACGCGCTGGTGGTGCCGGAGGGGGCGTTGGTGCCGTCGTTGGATCGGTTCTCGGTATTCCGGGTGGAGGAAAGCCGGGCGCGGCTGACTCCGGTGACCCTGGGGGTGCGGCTGCCGGGGAAGGTCGAGGTGCGGGAGGGGATTGGGCGGGAGGCGACGGTGGTGGTCTCGGGGACGCAGAAGCTGGTGGACGGGGCGCTGGTGGCACCGGCCGAGGACCGGGCGGCGGCGGTGGCGGCGGTGGCGGTCCGGTAG